The genomic DNA ACAGAGTTAATATTGAATTCAAAACTCTTGCTATGTGCCATGAAAGTGGACTGGTCCATATAAGACTGTGGCAATATAAGATCATATATgatcatcatattttttttgtcaattttttgtTAAGATAGCTATATAAAAGAAACGTGAATGTGGCTTTAgagaataattattattaataaaacaaaactgtacttaaaattttagaatattactaaaaatctttttgttttaaaataccaatactattcttttaaaaaaaaaaaaaatactaacacTAATTATTTAGTCCGGAAATGTCACAAAcgctaaaaataaaaactaatgatttataatttaaattgaaaattttggttttggggtTCTCTTAGTATTTTGGgcttagagtttatttttttagggtttatgatttagttttaatgatttaaagtttagttttatgatttattttttagtgtttatgatttagttttgaaggtttaaaaatttagttttagttttgggttattttaagaaaaaaatatcttaattatagtggtatttttgagaagaaaaaaaaactgtgatgatatttttgaaacaaaacttGTTCAAatggcatttttgagaatgccttTAATAAAATACGTAAGAATTAGAACATGTTGTATATTGGAAgcatctatactagtatttttacAGCAGTTTTTACTCagaaatactttttggaaagtttatacatttaatgcattgactttaatattagttaccaaaacttcaaaaataattataggtaatatttttaaaaataaagaaatctttttacctcattcaaacataaatatatgattcctttcatttttttatttgaattatcttgaattattctataatacatttagttaacaaaaattttgatttttttccgaTGTAATACAAAGTTTtcaaaacagacatatattactcaatagatgaataaaaaatacgggtacaatatcccaaATCGTCTAAAAAATTTTGGCAATGgtttagagtcatactataaaacagaccaaaatgattctgaatacaaatgagtagaaatcttaatttatcaggcattcaaactttaaaaacttttttttggtttattccggttctttattttaaagatttttaaaaggttaaatatgaaaaatatttaaaacttttaaaaagttaaatatgataattattataccgtagatacacaataaatattaaaaattaagatgatatagtgtgagttaaaaatatctcgggacggggttatatagcgggacgaattttatcgatatttatataaattaaaaaatatcattaattcggtttTACGggataaaacatcatttcattattttgttaacactatcggtatcagagaatagacatatctaattaaataaaataaataaatattatgtaaaaaataaattatattacggtattatatggtttatttaaaaattattatataattataacatatttaactaacaaatacaacttataatttaaatattttagttataaataactTTGTCCACGGTGTACTgtgggtcctaatctagtttcaAAATGAAAAGCCAGCAAACCCATTTGGGTGGCTACATATGGAAATGCAAAATATTCCCTCTCTCAAATGTAAACCCTATTTGTGAATTTGAAATGTATTGTACACTTCTATTatcaataaaatccaaaaaaaaaaaaattaaatgtacaAAAATGTGTAGCAAATAGGAGGAAAGTGTTGACTCACCTACcaatattaattacataaatatcctaacaaataaaatttttatattgatagtagtttatattatatggtTATGATTAAATACAAACATTGCCAAGTTTGGTTAATGGAAAATCCAATTTGTCCGCTCGCTTCTGATTAGTTTAGCAAAGATACACCTTTGCAAAGATTGGATGATTCTTtaaattctttaattaatttcataattattgaTTCGTACCAGACAAAGATTGTTTTGTCAACGTTAAGTTTTGCCCTCAAGAGAGAACATTTTACTCATTTATATGATTTGGTCAAATTACATCATTTGCGCTTTTACTTGAAAACCCAAAGTCTTGATCTTTTTACTTTAATACGCATCCGGAACCAAAGTACTTAAGTCAATTTTTGACACAAACTTGTTTGACATTGATAGTGATATTTTCAGTTTACTTTTGTTTGTGTAAAGAGATGGAGACAAGTGATATAAATCCACTTGAGTTAAATCATAGATAACACTGTGATTAATACTAACATCGATCTTATCATCGTAACAAAAGTTTCCTTGTGATTCACAGTTTCGtcaaaatctttatattttattaggCCTTATAGACTTTTTTTCATATAgagttaagaagaaaagaacaaaagatatctgaaagcaaaaaacaattaaagattccttcttctctctaactTGTCTTCAATTAATGTATAGTTTAGTTTAAACCAAGTGACTTGGGTTTACAACTAATCTTTGCTTACATATTCCACCAGACTTTTATCCTGGCTCCATCCTTAGCTACCTTCTAATACTTAATTACACATATGCACTAATTACAAATACACAGATAAACACGTGTATACATGCAATTTCATTTGAGTCATATGCCTTTTATTATATACTACGCAGCCCCATTTGTGGCTAATTCCTAAAAGTCTCTAGATTATGGCttttatgtgtttgtgtttgcgtttgcgttttaAATAAATggtctctctatctctctatgcATAATTGTCTATGCTCATATCTACTTCTCTCCATCTgtctttgtctctttctctctctcattcatCATTTACACAAATTATCTCTTAATTGACAAgacttgagagagaaagaaagaaggataCGTGGAAGATGATGACCAAATCTGgagagagaccaaaacaaaGACAGAGGAAAGGGTTATGGTCACCTGAAGAAGACCAGAAGCTCAAGAACTTCATTATCTCTCATGGCCATGCTTGCTGGACCACTGTTCCCATCCtagctggttttttttttctttttctttaatctctcAAAACCGTTATTACACTCTTAATTCTCATCATTATTGTTAGTCTCATCCttaactaattattattattctgcCAGGATTGCAAAGGAATGGGAAAAGCTGCCGATTAAGGTGGATTAATTACCTAAGACCAGGACTAAAGAGAGGAACATTTAGTGCAGAAGACGAAGAGACCATATTGACTTTACATTCTTCCTTGGGTAACAAGTAAGTAATACCTTAGTTATACACTTCCCGAATAGAAAAAGCCGTAGTGGATTTGTCACTAAATTTGATAGTATGAATTGGATATATAGGTGGTCGCGGATTGCTAAGTACTTACCGGGAAGAACAGACAACGAGATAAAGAACTATTGGCACTCTTATCTGAAGAAGAGATGGCTCAAATCTCAACCACAACTCAAAACTCAGAGAACAAACCTCGCAGAGTCTGCTTCTTCACTACTTTCTTGCGGGAAAAGAAACCTGGAAACTGAAACCCTAGATCACGTGATATCCTTCGAGAAATTAGCAGAGAAACCATCTTCATCACCACCAGAAGAAAGCAACacaaacatgatgaacaacggTAAATACTTGCCCAAGCTGTTCTTCTCCGAGTGGATCAGTTCTTCAAATCCGCACATCGACTACTCTTCTGCTCTTACAGACTCTAAGCATATTAATCAAACTCAAGATCAAATCGATGAGGAAGAAGTAAtgatgatcaacaacaacagctacTCTTCTTCACTTGAGGATGTCATGCTCCGTACAGAGTTCTTGCAGCCTGATCATGAGTATGCAAATTATTATTCTTCTGGAGATTTCTTCATCAACAACGACCAAAATTACGTTTAAATGAAGACGTAATCAAGAAAAGTGAATATGATCGCAAGAGAAACATAAACAACTTCCTTGCGTTACAAGTTACAAAAAATGTTCTGATTTTTTTAGATCAAACATGAACAAAGTATACTTTTTCAATGGAAAGCTTGgatcttttatttcaaattggttttagttatttattaaattttcaagaAAATCTGTATATACAAATAGAATAATTATTTGTATGTGAAGTGTTTTTTATAATTGGTTCATGTCTCTATCATTGTCTGTCTTCTTGTTCCTCCATAGAGTTTACTATTGTCGTAGACTACTCTTAAACAACATTTCAAAgtcaaattattttaacaaGTAACGATAATTTTATAACTACTAGCTAGCTAGGATGTTTCGTATatacactcttcttcttcttttgaattttaaaaatattacttgaTTATATCATTgttgaaattaaataatcatcTGTCATAATCAATCTTGCTTTGAAAAGAACAAGAATAACGAGAATAATGATCGCCACTGGTGTCCATTTTAACGCAATATCCTGCAAAATTTGTAATAACATAAAGTACAAACATTAACTATAACCAAGACAAAAAATTCAATTGAAAAGTGTGAAACGTTATTAGTCATAATTTGATTGAAAAGTGTGAAACGTTATTAGTCATAATTTGATGAACCATGTCTagctttttatttcaaataccTGAAGACATTGTGAGTTCCAAATGGTTGAAACAGACGTTCGTGCATCCAAAGACGTTATTTCCGAtgtttcttgcaaaaaaaaaaaaaaaaaaaaaaaaaaaaaaaaaaaaaaaaaaaaaaaaNATTAACAAAAATTACGTtaattaaggtaaaaaaaaacgatcaagaacaaagtacCTAAAAGTTGTCGTATTTGTTTTATATCATTCATATG from Camelina sativa cultivar DH55 chromosome 2, Cs, whole genome shotgun sequence includes the following:
- the LOC104727286 gene encoding transcription factor LAF1-like, with the translated sequence MMTKSGERPKQRQRKGLWSPEEDQKLKNFIISHGHACWTTVPILAGLQRNGKSCRLRWINYLRPGLKRGTFSAEDEETILTLHSSLGNKWSRIAKYLPGRTDNEIKNYWHSYLKKRWLKSQPQLKTQRTNLAESASSLLSCGKRNLETETLDHVISFEKLAEKPSSSPPEESNTNMMNNGKYLPKLFFSEWISSSNPHIDYSSALTDSKHINQTQDQIDEEEVMMINNNSYSSSLEDVMLRTEFLQPDHEYANYYSSGDFFINNDQNYV